Proteins from a single region of Verrucosispora sp. NA02020:
- a CDS encoding amino acid ABC transporter permease, with product MSNQTMSVLYDAPGPRARRVTIISSVLAAVAAVAGAYFLVYKPLDEREQFAMEKWGPLIDPSNEVFGQVWTQLGQGFQATLIAAALAIVSSLVFGTLLAILRVQLKALMRRRFTTLAPPVALAVRGLSWVLNGVTKFFVEVFRGLPVVITIFFCASGLPVLGVDLGSILWYLVIGLTIYNGVVIGEILRSGMEGLPGGQREAADAIGLTSFQATRMILLPQAFRIMLPALISQLVVVFKDTSLGFIISYEEVLRKSSFVIQVLDNPIQVYFVVGVIYIAVNYLLSKLAEYAQRRLAQGRRTIKNTPKDDATPSRAEPGLGQDVAVAGTAT from the coding sequence ATGAGCAACCAGACGATGTCGGTCCTCTACGACGCCCCCGGTCCGCGCGCCCGTCGGGTCACCATCATCTCCAGCGTGCTCGCCGCCGTCGCGGCCGTCGCCGGTGCCTACTTCCTCGTGTACAAGCCGCTCGACGAGCGTGAGCAGTTCGCGATGGAGAAGTGGGGACCGCTGATCGACCCGAGCAACGAGGTCTTCGGCCAGGTGTGGACCCAGCTCGGCCAGGGCTTCCAGGCCACGCTGATCGCCGCCGCGCTGGCCATCGTCAGCTCGCTGGTCTTCGGCACCCTGCTCGCCATCCTGCGGGTGCAGCTCAAGGCGCTGATGCGCCGTCGCTTCACCACCCTGGCGCCGCCGGTGGCCCTGGCCGTACGCGGGCTGAGCTGGGTGCTCAACGGCGTGACCAAGTTCTTCGTCGAGGTGTTCCGGGGACTGCCGGTCGTCATCACGATCTTCTTCTGCGCCAGCGGCCTGCCGGTGCTCGGCGTGGACCTGGGCAGCATCCTGTGGTACCTGGTGATCGGCCTGACCATCTACAACGGTGTGGTCATCGGTGAGATCCTCCGCTCCGGCATGGAGGGCCTGCCCGGCGGCCAGCGCGAGGCGGCCGACGCGATCGGTCTGACCTCGTTCCAGGCGACCCGGATGATCCTGCTGCCGCAGGCGTTCCGGATCATGCTCCCGGCGCTGATCAGCCAGCTCGTCGTGGTCTTCAAGGACACCTCGCTGGGCTTCATCATCAGCTACGAGGAGGTGCTCCGGAAGAGCAGCTTCGTCATCCAGGTGCTGGACAACCCGATCCAGGTGTACTTCGTCGTCGGCGTCATCTACATCGCCGTCAACTACCTGCTGTCGAAGCTCGCCGAGTACGCCCAGCGCCGCCTCGCCCAGGGCCGTCGGACGATCAAGAACACGCCGAAGGACGACGCGACCCCGAGCCGGGCAGAGCCGGGCCTCGGCCAGGACGTGGCGGTCGCCGGCACGGCCACCTGA
- a CDS encoding amino acid ABC transporter permease yields the protein MNVLVDNFDVFRSGFFVTLQLCILSATGALILGVLVAVMRISPVPPLRWLGGTYVTVLRNCPLTIVMFFAAFGLPALGSNADFLRIPGLDAIFQRMGTDLPYFRFAFIALSVYTAAFVAEAVRSGVNGVSSGQAEAARAIGLTFTQNLRFVVLPQAWKGAIVPLGSVLIAMIKNSALAGFFGVAGDLSASGQALTSVGGLPIIPVFIGISLGYLILTVPLGLMLDRIERRQAVAR from the coding sequence GTGAACGTCCTCGTCGACAATTTCGACGTCTTTCGCAGTGGATTCTTTGTCACTCTTCAGCTCTGCATCCTGTCGGCCACGGGGGCGTTGATCCTCGGCGTTCTCGTGGCCGTCATGCGGATCTCGCCGGTGCCGCCACTGCGGTGGCTCGGCGGAACGTATGTCACGGTGCTGCGCAACTGTCCACTCACGATTGTCATGTTCTTCGCGGCGTTCGGTCTCCCGGCACTCGGGTCCAACGCCGACTTCCTCCGGATCCCGGGGCTGGACGCGATCTTCCAGCGCATGGGCACCGATCTCCCCTACTTCCGGTTCGCGTTCATCGCGCTGAGCGTCTACACGGCCGCCTTCGTGGCCGAGGCGGTCCGCAGCGGTGTGAACGGTGTGTCGAGCGGCCAGGCCGAGGCGGCTCGGGCCATCGGGCTCACCTTCACGCAGAACCTGCGCTTCGTCGTCCTGCCCCAGGCATGGAAAGGAGCGATCGTGCCGCTCGGCAGCGTGCTGATCGCCATGATCAAGAATTCGGCGCTGGCCGGCTTCTTCGGCGTCGCCGGAGACCTCTCCGCCAGTGGCCAGGCACTCACCAGTGTGGGTGGCCTGCCGATCATCCCCGTCTTCATCGGCATCAGCCTGGGCTACCTGATCCTCACGGTCCCCCTCGGCCTGATGCTGGACCGGATCGAGCGCCGGCAGGCGGTGGCCCGATGA
- a CDS encoding glutamate ABC transporter substrate-binding protein, protein MRIKRIAAVAAAATLALGMTACGGDDADDAATGETKDFAAGSTMERLNKAQSIKIGTKFDQPLFGLKGLDGDPQGFDVEVGKVIAAELGIPASKIEWVETPSAVREQRIEESAVDLVIATYTINDTRKERIDFAGPYYIAGQTILVRADENEITGPDSFKTTTKKICSVQGSTPAKNIEPYLSNVAEQLVVFDVYTKCLDALKGGQVDAITTDNVILTGYMSQNEGQFKLAGETFTEEPYGIGLKKGDNDFRTFLNDTLEASFTDGRYLEAWKNTAGKVDSTDPKIPTVDRY, encoded by the coding sequence ATGCGTATTAAGCGCATAGCGGCCGTTGCCGCGGCAGCCACCCTCGCCCTCGGCATGACCGCCTGCGGCGGGGACGACGCCGACGACGCCGCCACCGGCGAGACCAAGGACTTCGCCGCCGGCAGCACGATGGAGCGCCTCAACAAGGCCCAGTCCATCAAGATCGGCACCAAGTTCGACCAGCCGCTGTTCGGCCTCAAGGGCCTCGACGGCGACCCGCAGGGCTTCGACGTCGAGGTCGGCAAGGTCATCGCCGCCGAGCTGGGCATCCCGGCGAGCAAGATCGAGTGGGTCGAGACCCCGTCCGCCGTCCGCGAGCAGCGGATCGAGGAGTCGGCGGTCGACCTGGTCATCGCGACCTACACGATCAACGACACCCGCAAGGAGCGGATCGACTTCGCCGGGCCGTACTACATCGCCGGCCAGACGATCCTGGTCCGGGCCGACGAGAACGAGATCACCGGCCCCGACTCGTTCAAGACGACCACCAAGAAGATCTGCTCGGTGCAGGGTTCGACCCCGGCCAAGAACATCGAGCCGTACCTGAGCAACGTCGCCGAGCAGCTCGTCGTCTTCGACGTGTACACCAAGTGCCTCGACGCCCTCAAGGGCGGCCAGGTGGACGCGATCACCACGGACAACGTGATCCTGACCGGCTACATGTCGCAGAACGAGGGCCAGTTCAAGCTCGCCGGTGAGACCTTCACCGAGGAGCCGTACGGCATCGGCCTCAAGAAGGGCGACAACGACTTCCGCACCTTCCTGAACGACACCCTCGAGGCGTCCTTCACCGACGGCCGTTACCTGGAGGCCTGGAAGAACACCGCGGGCAAGGTCGACTCGACCGACCCGAAGATCCCGACCGTCGACCGCTACTGA
- a CDS encoding amino acid ABC transporter ATP-binding protein codes for MDDVTTGEPLIVLDSVNKWFGPLHVLDDVSVSVNRGEVVVVIGPSGSGKSTLCRTINRLEPINSGTITFDGQTLPAEGKALAKLRSEVGMVFQSFNLFAHKTILENVTLGPVKVRKEKPAAARERGLALLDRVGIANQADKYPAQLSGGQQQRVAIARALAMQPKAMLFDEPTSALDPEMVGEVLEVMTSLARDGMTMVVVTHEMGFARHAANRVIFMADGKLVEESTPNEFFASPKTDRAKDFLSKILTH; via the coding sequence GTGGACGACGTGACGACGGGCGAACCGCTCATCGTGCTGGACTCGGTCAACAAGTGGTTCGGGCCGTTGCATGTACTGGACGACGTCTCGGTGTCGGTGAACCGGGGTGAGGTGGTCGTGGTCATCGGCCCGTCCGGCTCCGGCAAGTCGACCCTGTGCCGCACGATCAACCGACTTGAGCCGATCAACTCCGGCACCATCACGTTCGACGGCCAGACGCTGCCGGCCGAGGGCAAGGCCCTGGCGAAGCTGCGCAGCGAGGTCGGGATGGTGTTCCAGTCCTTCAACCTCTTCGCGCACAAGACGATCCTCGAGAACGTCACCCTTGGCCCGGTCAAGGTGCGCAAGGAGAAGCCGGCGGCGGCCCGCGAGCGGGGTCTGGCCCTGCTCGACCGGGTGGGCATCGCCAACCAGGCCGACAAGTACCCGGCCCAGCTCTCCGGCGGTCAGCAGCAGCGCGTCGCGATCGCCCGGGCGTTGGCCATGCAGCCCAAGGCGATGCTCTTCGACGAGCCCACCAGCGCACTCGACCCGGAGATGGTCGGCGAGGTGCTGGAGGTGATGACCTCGCTGGCCCGTGACGGCATGACCATGGTCGTGGTGACCCACGAGATGGGCTTCGCCCGGCACGCCGCCAACCGGGTCATCTTCATGGCCGACGGCAAGCTGGTCGAGGAGTCCACCCCGAACGAGTTCTTCGCCAGCCCGAAGACCGACCGGGCCAAGGACTTCCTCTCCAAGATCCTCACTCACTAG
- the selD gene encoding selenide, water dikinase SelD produces MTEAVRLTRYARGGGCACKIPPGELEAMVAGLGPAAGAADLLVGLDHGDDAAVVRLDERTGVVTTADFFTPVVDDAYDWGRIAAANALSDVYAMGGTPLVALNLLCWPRDVLPLELAREVLRGGRDVAREAGCHLAGGHSVDDDGPKYGLAVTGLVRPEELITLDGGRAGLPLSLTKPLGVGVLNTRHKNTGENFPEAVAAMTTLNRDAARAAVAAGVRCGTDVTGFGLLGHASKLARASELTVVIDTARVPCLAGASEAVRDGYVSGGSRRNLEWVTPWTDFGAVGEAERLLLADAQTSGGLLVAGEVPGAPVIGELRPRSEHRIVLR; encoded by the coding sequence ATGACCGAGGCAGTGCGGCTGACGCGGTACGCCCGTGGCGGCGGATGTGCGTGCAAGATCCCACCCGGCGAGCTGGAGGCGATGGTGGCCGGGCTCGGTCCCGCCGCCGGCGCGGCCGACCTGCTGGTCGGGCTCGATCACGGCGACGACGCGGCGGTGGTCCGGCTGGACGAGCGGACCGGCGTGGTGACCACCGCCGACTTCTTCACCCCGGTGGTCGACGACGCGTACGACTGGGGCCGGATCGCCGCCGCCAACGCACTCTCCGACGTGTACGCGATGGGCGGCACCCCGTTGGTGGCGCTCAACCTGCTCTGCTGGCCCCGTGACGTACTGCCACTGGAACTGGCCCGCGAGGTGCTGCGCGGTGGCCGGGACGTGGCCCGGGAGGCCGGCTGCCACCTGGCCGGCGGGCACAGCGTGGACGACGACGGTCCCAAGTACGGGCTGGCCGTCACCGGCCTGGTCCGGCCGGAGGAACTGATCACCCTCGACGGCGGGCGTGCCGGACTACCGCTCTCGCTCACCAAACCGCTCGGTGTCGGCGTGCTCAACACCCGGCACAAGAACACCGGGGAGAACTTCCCCGAGGCGGTCGCCGCGATGACCACGCTCAACCGGGACGCGGCCCGGGCGGCGGTCGCGGCCGGCGTGCGCTGCGGCACCGACGTGACCGGATTCGGTCTGCTCGGCCACGCGTCGAAACTGGCCCGGGCCAGCGAACTCACCGTGGTGATCGACACTGCCCGGGTGCCCTGTCTGGCCGGCGCCTCGGAAGCGGTGCGGGACGGGTATGTCAGCGGCGGCTCCCGCCGCAACCTCGAATGGGTGACCCCGTGGACCGACTTCGGCGCCGTCGGTGAGGCCGAGCGACTGCTGCTGGCCGACGCGCAGACCTCGGGCGGCCTGCTGGTGGCCGGCGAGGTGCCGGGCGCCCCGGTGATCGGCGAGCTGAGGCCGCGCAGCGAACACCGGATCGTCCTGCGCTGA
- a CDS encoding DUF2277 family protein, which yields MCRSIKTLREPYTPQVTDADVEAAALQYVRKISGFRAPAAHNAAAFDAAVAAVAAATRTLLDELVVRGARPS from the coding sequence GTGTGCCGAAGCATCAAGACCCTGCGTGAGCCGTACACCCCACAGGTGACCGACGCGGACGTGGAGGCCGCGGCGTTGCAGTACGTCCGGAAGATCTCCGGATTCCGCGCGCCGGCGGCGCACAACGCCGCCGCGTTCGACGCCGCGGTGGCCGCGGTCGCCGCTGCCACCCGCACGCTGCTCGACGAACTCGTGGTCCGCGGCGCCCGCCCGAGCTGA
- the miaB gene encoding tRNA (N6-isopentenyl adenosine(37)-C2)-methylthiotransferase MiaB gives MTTAAAGGPRTYQVRTYGCQMNVHDSERISGLLEQAGYIRAGEADDTPDVVVFNTCAVRENADNRLYGNLGHLRPVKDRHPGMQIAVGGCLAQKDRGDIVRKAPWVDVVFGTHNIGSLPVLLERARHNSAAEVEILEALDVFPSTLPTRRESTYAGWVSISVGCNNSCTFCIVPSLRGREKDRRPGDILSEVRALVDEGVLEVTLLGQNVNSYGVEFGDRYAFGKLLRACGEIDGLERVRFTSPHPKDFTDDVIAAMAETPNVCHSLHMPLQSGSDEVLRAMRRSYRSERYLGIIEKVRTAMPDAAITTDIIVGFPGETEADFVRTLEVVREARFSSAFTFQYSKRPGTPAATMDGQLPKQVVQERYERLIACVEEITWAENRKLVGETVEVLVAVGEGRKDDRTGRMSGRARDGRLVHFATGTVEAGSIRPGDIVHTTITYAAPHHLNADGEPVSHRRTRAGDAAEAGRAPRTPGVLLGLPSVGAPTVVPAPTSGCAVAT, from the coding sequence ATGACTACCGCAGCGGCGGGCGGCCCGCGCACCTACCAGGTGCGCACCTACGGCTGCCAGATGAACGTGCACGACTCCGAGCGCATTTCCGGCCTGCTCGAACAGGCGGGATACATCCGCGCGGGCGAGGCCGACGACACCCCGGACGTGGTGGTGTTCAACACCTGCGCGGTCCGCGAGAACGCCGACAACCGACTGTACGGCAACCTGGGGCACCTGCGGCCGGTCAAGGACCGGCACCCCGGGATGCAGATCGCGGTCGGCGGCTGCCTGGCGCAGAAGGACCGCGGCGACATCGTCCGCAAGGCGCCCTGGGTCGACGTGGTCTTCGGCACCCACAACATCGGTTCGCTGCCGGTGCTGCTGGAGCGGGCCCGGCACAACTCGGCCGCCGAGGTGGAGATCCTCGAAGCCCTCGACGTGTTCCCGTCGACGCTGCCGACCCGCCGCGAGTCCACGTACGCGGGGTGGGTGTCGATCTCGGTGGGGTGCAACAACAGCTGCACCTTCTGCATCGTGCCGTCGTTGCGGGGCCGGGAGAAGGACCGCCGTCCCGGCGACATCCTCAGCGAGGTGCGGGCGCTCGTGGACGAGGGCGTGCTGGAGGTGACGCTGCTCGGGCAGAACGTCAACTCGTACGGCGTGGAGTTCGGCGACCGGTACGCCTTCGGCAAGCTGCTGCGCGCCTGTGGGGAGATCGACGGGCTGGAGCGGGTCCGGTTCACCAGCCCGCATCCGAAGGACTTCACCGACGACGTGATCGCCGCGATGGCCGAGACGCCGAACGTCTGCCACTCGCTGCACATGCCGTTGCAGTCCGGCTCCGACGAGGTGCTGCGCGCGATGCGCCGGTCGTACCGGTCGGAGAGATACCTGGGGATCATCGAGAAGGTCCGCACCGCGATGCCGGACGCGGCGATCACCACGGACATCATCGTCGGGTTCCCCGGCGAGACCGAGGCGGACTTCGTGCGCACGCTGGAGGTGGTCCGCGAGGCGCGGTTCTCCTCCGCCTTCACGTTCCAGTACTCGAAACGCCCCGGCACGCCCGCCGCGACGATGGACGGCCAACTGCCCAAGCAGGTGGTGCAGGAACGGTACGAGCGGTTGATCGCCTGCGTCGAGGAGATCACCTGGGCGGAGAACCGCAAGCTGGTCGGCGAGACCGTCGAGGTGCTGGTCGCCGTCGGGGAGGGCCGCAAGGACGACCGCACCGGCCGGATGTCGGGCCGGGCCCGCGACGGCCGCCTGGTGCACTTCGCGACGGGCACGGTCGAGGCGGGCTCGATCCGGCCGGGCGACATCGTGCACACCACGATCACCTACGCCGCCCCGCACCATCTCAACGCCGACGGGGAGCCGGTGTCGCACCGGCGGACCCGGGCCGGTGACGCGGCCGAGGCGGGACGCGCGCCGCGTACCCCCGGGGTGTTGCTCGGGTTGCCGTCGGTCGGCGCGCCGACCGTGGTGCCCGCGCCGACCAGCGGCTGCGCCGTCGCGACCTGA
- a CDS encoding RICIN domain-containing protein: MLAFVTRRLTRRLAALAATAVALPTALVAVTAAPATAATVDTSAYYVFVNRNSGKAMDLWNWSTADGGEIRQFTRADGNNQQFQFVDVGSGYYQLRNRHSGKVVSIPNSNDGVQVTQVTASSDTKQHFRLADSANGDVRFVSRHSNKALEVWQWSTADGGIVSQYADVDGANQRWQLVRLGGGTTPPPNPGPQTGLVGWATQNGGTSGGGSAGTTTVTTASALTSALGSSSAAVIRVSGTINCSGMLRVRSNKTILGNAGATIAGCGFTINGDRNVIIRNLTFRNWGDDAINIEQSATNIWVDHNTFSSGYDGAVDIKRGSDFITVSWNRVFSHDKTMLLGHSDDNAGQDVGKLRVSYHHNWFDGSNQRNPRVRFGNPVHVYNNFYSNVRGYGVASTMNAGVLVEGNYFENTPDPFHRGEGDSGPGSLVARNNHFVNSGGGQSGGSVAGIPYAYTLDTPSNVKSIVTGGAGAGRISV, encoded by the coding sequence GTGCTTGCATTCGTCACGCGTCGCCTGACCCGGCGGCTCGCGGCGCTGGCCGCCACGGCGGTCGCGCTGCCCACGGCGCTCGTCGCGGTGACGGCCGCCCCCGCCACGGCGGCGACCGTCGACACCAGTGCGTACTACGTGTTCGTGAACCGCAACAGCGGCAAGGCGATGGACCTGTGGAACTGGTCCACCGCCGACGGCGGCGAGATCCGGCAGTTCACCCGCGCCGACGGCAACAACCAGCAGTTCCAGTTCGTCGACGTGGGCAGCGGCTACTACCAGCTCCGCAACCGGCACTCCGGCAAGGTCGTGAGCATCCCCAACTCGAACGACGGCGTGCAGGTCACCCAGGTCACCGCGAGCAGTGACACCAAGCAGCACTTCCGGCTCGCGGACTCCGCCAACGGCGACGTCCGGTTCGTCAGCCGGCACAGCAACAAGGCCCTCGAAGTGTGGCAGTGGTCCACCGCCGACGGTGGGATCGTCTCGCAGTACGCCGACGTCGACGGCGCCAACCAGCGGTGGCAACTGGTCCGGCTCGGTGGTGGCACCACTCCCCCGCCGAACCCCGGCCCGCAGACCGGACTGGTCGGCTGGGCCACCCAGAACGGCGGCACCAGCGGCGGCGGCAGCGCCGGCACCACCACGGTCACCACCGCCTCGGCGCTGACCAGCGCGCTCGGCTCCAGCAGCGCGGCGGTGATCCGGGTCTCCGGCACCATCAACTGCTCGGGGATGCTGCGGGTCCGGTCCAACAAGACCATCCTCGGCAACGCGGGCGCGACGATCGCCGGTTGTGGCTTCACCATCAACGGTGACCGCAACGTCATCATCCGGAACCTGACGTTCCGGAACTGGGGCGACGACGCGATCAACATCGAGCAGTCGGCCACCAACATCTGGGTCGACCACAACACCTTCAGCAGTGGTTACGACGGCGCGGTCGACATCAAGCGCGGCTCCGACTTCATCACCGTGTCGTGGAACCGGGTGTTCAGCCACGACAAGACGATGCTGCTCGGACACAGCGACGACAACGCCGGCCAGGACGTCGGCAAGCTGCGGGTGTCGTACCACCACAACTGGTTCGACGGCAGCAACCAGCGCAACCCCCGGGTCCGCTTCGGCAACCCGGTGCACGTCTACAACAACTTCTACAGCAACGTACGCGGCTACGGCGTGGCGTCCACGATGAACGCCGGTGTGCTGGTCGAGGGCAACTACTTCGAGAACACCCCCGACCCGTTCCACCGTGGTGAAGGCGACTCCGGCCCCGGTTCACTGGTGGCGCGCAACAACCACTTCGTCAACTCGGGCGGCGGGCAGAGCGGCGGCAGCGTGGCCGGCATCCCGTACGCGTACACCCTGGACACGCCGAGCAACGTCAAGTCGATCGTGACGGGCGGCGCGGGCGCCGGACGGATCTCGGTCTGA
- a CDS encoding DUF349 domain-containing protein, producing the protein MSDWTAFGRVDADGTVYVKTAEGERVVGSWQAGAPEEGLAHFARRFADLVTEVDLTEARLNSGAADANHSLSTIRRIRASLAEAHVVGDIDALAARLDKLATVAEEKAGEARAAKEAARTEALARKTTLVEEAEKLAAESTGWKTAGDRLKEILDEWKTIRGVDKKTDGELWKRFAAARDGFTRRRGAHFASLDSQRKQAQTVKEELVAEAEKISDSTDWASTANQLKELMNQWKAAPRASKEAEQRLWERFRAAQDAFFTRRSEVFSARDNEQRANLERKQALLAEAEALDVEGDPKGAQARLRDIQAQWHEAGRVPREAAAGLERRLRTIDEKVREVMDSAWRRTTREDNPLLAQMRSQVAEAEERLARAQAAGDARRIKEAEQALASKRQFLQLAEQAG; encoded by the coding sequence ATGAGCGACTGGACTGCCTTCGGACGGGTGGACGCGGACGGCACCGTCTATGTCAAGACCGCCGAGGGCGAGCGGGTGGTCGGATCCTGGCAGGCAGGGGCACCGGAGGAGGGGTTGGCGCACTTCGCGCGCCGCTTCGCCGACCTGGTGACCGAGGTGGATCTGACCGAGGCGCGGCTCAACTCCGGCGCAGCGGACGCCAACCATTCGCTGAGCACGATCCGGCGCATCCGCGCGTCGCTGGCCGAGGCGCACGTGGTCGGCGACATCGACGCCCTCGCCGCCCGGCTCGACAAGCTCGCCACGGTGGCCGAGGAGAAGGCCGGTGAGGCGCGGGCCGCCAAGGAGGCCGCCCGCACCGAGGCACTGGCGCGCAAGACCACGCTCGTCGAGGAGGCCGAGAAGCTGGCCGCCGAGTCGACCGGTTGGAAGACCGCCGGCGACCGGCTCAAGGAGATCCTCGACGAGTGGAAGACCATCCGGGGGGTCGACAAGAAGACCGACGGCGAGCTGTGGAAGCGGTTCGCCGCCGCCCGGGACGGCTTCACCCGCCGCCGGGGCGCCCACTTCGCCTCCCTGGACTCGCAGCGCAAGCAGGCGCAGACGGTCAAGGAGGAGCTGGTCGCCGAGGCCGAGAAGATCTCCGACTCCACCGACTGGGCGTCCACGGCCAACCAGCTCAAGGAGCTGATGAACCAGTGGAAGGCCGCACCGCGCGCCTCCAAGGAGGCCGAGCAGCGGCTGTGGGAGAGGTTCCGGGCCGCGCAGGACGCCTTCTTCACCCGGCGCAGTGAGGTCTTCTCGGCGCGTGACAACGAACAGCGCGCCAACCTGGAGCGCAAGCAGGCGCTGCTCGCCGAGGCCGAGGCACTCGACGTCGAGGGCGACCCGAAGGGCGCGCAGGCCCGGCTGCGGGACATCCAGGCACAGTGGCACGAGGCCGGCCGGGTCCCCCGGGAGGCGGCGGCCGGGCTGGAGCGCCGACTGCGGACCATCGACGAGAAGGTCCGCGAGGTGATGGACTCGGCCTGGCGCCGGACCACCCGCGAGGACAACCCGCTGCTGGCCCAGATGCGGTCCCAGGTGGCCGAGGCCGAGGAGCGGCTGGCCCGCGCCCAGGCAGCCGGCGACGCCCGACGGATCAAGGAGGCCGAGCAGGCGCTCGCCTCCAAGCGGCAGTTCCTCCAGTTGGCCGAACAGGCCGGCTGA
- a CDS encoding class III extradiol dioxygenase subunit B-like domain-containing protein, with translation MPLVAAAVCPHPPLLVPEVAGAAAPELDDLRVACDAAVARLLDSGARDVLVIGAADRTADLDPPFRGSFAPWGLPWEVRLGDGDRAGSDRLPLGLLVGAWLLNRQPVAASAGTGWRMSTVAADAPAGTCADLGARLVSDRPWALLVMGDGSACRGEKSPGYADPRAEAYDETVGRSLADADAEALLGLDPALSSQLKAAGRAPWQVLAGAARASGGDWRGELRHHSAPYGVAYLVANWERA, from the coding sequence GTGCCACTGGTCGCCGCCGCCGTCTGCCCCCATCCGCCGCTGTTGGTTCCCGAGGTGGCCGGTGCCGCCGCGCCCGAACTGGACGATCTCCGCGTCGCGTGTGACGCCGCCGTCGCCCGGTTGCTCGACTCGGGTGCCCGCGACGTGCTGGTGATCGGTGCCGCCGACCGCACCGCCGATCTCGACCCCCCGTTCCGGGGCAGCTTCGCACCCTGGGGCCTGCCGTGGGAGGTACGCCTCGGCGACGGTGACCGGGCCGGCAGCGACCGCCTGCCGCTCGGCCTGCTCGTCGGCGCCTGGCTACTGAACCGGCAGCCGGTGGCGGCGTCGGCCGGTACGGGCTGGCGGATGTCGACCGTCGCCGCCGACGCGCCGGCCGGGACCTGTGCCGACCTCGGTGCCCGTCTCGTGTCGGACCGACCGTGGGCGCTGCTGGTGATGGGCGACGGGTCGGCCTGCCGGGGTGAGAAGTCCCCTGGTTACGCCGATCCGCGCGCCGAGGCGTACGACGAGACGGTCGGAAGATCCCTCGCCGACGCGGACGCCGAGGCGCTGCTCGGCCTGGACCCCGCCCTGTCCTCGCAGCTCAAGGCCGCCGGGCGGGCGCCCTGGCAGGTGCTCGCCGGTGCGGCGCGGGCGAGCGGCGGCGACTGGCGCGGCGAGCTGCGTCACCACAGCGCGCCCTACGGCGTGGCCTACCTGGTGGCGAACTGGGAGCGGGCATGA
- the miaA gene encoding tRNA (adenosine(37)-N6)-dimethylallyltransferase MiaA — MSSLGTVVAVVGPTAAGKSALSIALAHALGGEVVNADSMQLYRGLDIGTAKLTVAEREGVPHHLLDLWEVTEPASVAEYQRLARAAIDDILARGRVPLLVGGSGLYVRAVLERFEFPGTDPALRERLEGELAAVGPAPLYARLRAVDPAAAAGILPGNGRRIVRALEVIELTGRPFTAALPEPTPYYPALQVGVDLDTARLDERIALRVDRMWADGLVAETRELVGHGLAQGRTASRALGYQQVLRFLAGELTETEAHDETIRATRRFVRRQRSWFRRDPRVRWLDSTDPGLIEAAVGTVRAAAP; from the coding sequence ATGAGTTCTCTGGGCACGGTGGTCGCGGTGGTCGGGCCGACCGCGGCGGGCAAGTCGGCGTTGAGTATCGCGCTGGCGCACGCGCTCGGCGGCGAGGTGGTCAACGCCGACTCGATGCAGCTCTACCGGGGCCTGGACATCGGCACCGCCAAGCTCACCGTCGCCGAACGGGAGGGCGTGCCGCACCACCTGCTGGACCTCTGGGAGGTGACCGAGCCGGCCAGCGTCGCGGAGTACCAGCGGCTGGCCCGCGCGGCGATCGACGACATCCTGGCCCGAGGCCGCGTACCGCTGCTGGTCGGCGGCTCCGGGTTGTACGTGCGGGCGGTGTTGGAGCGGTTCGAGTTCCCCGGCACCGACCCGGCGCTGCGCGAACGCCTGGAGGGCGAACTGGCCGCCGTCGGCCCGGCACCGCTGTACGCGCGGCTGCGCGCCGTCGACCCGGCGGCGGCGGCCGGCATCCTGCCCGGCAACGGCCGGCGGATCGTCCGGGCGCTGGAGGTGATCGAGCTGACCGGCCGGCCCTTCACCGCCGCGTTGCCGGAGCCGACGCCGTATTATCCCGCCCTCCAGGTCGGCGTCGACCTGGACACCGCCCGGCTGGACGAGCGCATCGCGCTCCGGGTGGACCGGATGTGGGCCGACGGCCTGGTCGCCGAGACCCGCGAGTTGGTCGGCCACGGCCTGGCGCAGGGGCGTACGGCCAGCCGGGCGCTCGGGTACCAGCAGGTGCTGCGCTTCCTCGCCGGTGAGCTGACCGAGACCGAGGCGCACGACGAGACGATCCGGGCCACCCGTCGCTTCGTCCGCCGCCAGCGGTCCTGGTTCCGGCGCGACCCGCGCGTCCGCTGGCTCGACTCGACCGATCCGGGACTGATCGAGGCCGCCGTCGGGACGGTCCGCGCCGCTGCGCCATGA